A genomic region of Lysinibacillus sp. 2017 contains the following coding sequences:
- a CDS encoding methyl-accepting chemotaxis protein has product MFSKLKPKAELQDLFERGTDLTASPRFLNTLKFNNFNNQDQTHLHTIYERVATLTPTMNVIFNKYLNEISPSGKSNISDAQIERYLKQFFLADRNDEYVDQTIKFFNTLREERFEPGKLIVVFNQFSFYITTLILHHFGMKPNLAFSYMKSVSAAVNIEQELLVEVMTERLIENVIEELTSLTDANANIMYMKDLIQRLDTQSDDIAGSTAASQELAASIAEIARSSTNIAEKTNESVENAVRGKQAVEHALQEIFTTEETFTEIVAGFTELQKHVNDIENVVTLINQIADQTNLLALNASIEAARAGEHGKGFAVVAQEVRKLAENTVSALGEVSTNVQSLKSYSNNVAASITGTTTIIRDATVEAKESLPLLNSIVEIIESINMDITTTAAASEQQAASIDEISVRMVQISNLQEDIRAYGNDTSRDIHKLGQEITRFRNEVTTNNNVQLSSISLLLLSKSDHILWKWRVYNMFLGLEKLSPADVSSHRDCRLGKWYTSPKTVERFGNHASYAELDRHHEQVHISAKAAVEAFNDGNLATAEQHLQEIEKASKQVIYYINDLISIIQKERLMH; this is encoded by the coding sequence ATGTTTTCAAAATTAAAACCAAAAGCAGAATTACAAGACCTATTTGAACGCGGAACAGATTTGACTGCTTCTCCAAGATTTTTAAACACATTAAAGTTCAATAATTTCAACAATCAAGATCAAACTCATTTACATACAATTTATGAACGTGTTGCTACATTAACACCGACAATGAATGTTATTTTCAATAAATACTTAAACGAAATTTCTCCATCTGGAAAAAGTAATATTTCTGACGCTCAAATCGAACGCTATTTAAAGCAATTCTTCTTGGCTGATCGTAATGATGAATATGTAGATCAGACAATTAAGTTTTTCAACACATTACGTGAGGAACGATTTGAGCCTGGCAAATTAATCGTTGTATTCAACCAATTTTCTTTTTATATTACAACGCTAATTTTACATCATTTCGGCATGAAGCCTAATTTAGCCTTTTCTTATATGAAATCAGTTTCAGCAGCGGTAAATATTGAACAAGAACTTCTTGTTGAAGTTATGACAGAACGCTTAATTGAAAATGTTATTGAAGAGCTTACCTCTTTAACAGATGCCAACGCAAACATCATGTATATGAAAGACTTAATTCAGCGACTAGATACACAGTCAGATGATATTGCTGGCTCTACCGCTGCTTCTCAAGAACTAGCTGCATCTATTGCTGAAATCGCTCGTTCTTCTACAAATATTGCGGAAAAGACGAACGAATCTGTGGAAAATGCAGTTCGTGGTAAACAAGCCGTCGAACATGCCCTACAAGAAATCTTTACTACAGAAGAAACCTTCACAGAGATCGTTGCTGGTTTCACAGAACTTCAAAAACATGTTAACGATATCGAAAATGTTGTTACATTAATTAATCAAATCGCTGATCAAACGAATTTACTTGCATTAAATGCATCGATTGAAGCTGCACGTGCTGGTGAGCATGGTAAAGGCTTTGCAGTCGTAGCGCAAGAAGTACGTAAGCTTGCAGAAAATACTGTTTCTGCACTTGGTGAAGTATCTACAAATGTGCAATCCTTAAAAAGCTACTCAAACAATGTAGCAGCTTCAATTACAGGTACGACAACAATTATTCGTGATGCAACTGTTGAAGCAAAAGAATCCTTACCTTTACTCAACTCAATTGTTGAAATTATCGAAAGTATTAATATGGACATTACCACAACAGCAGCTGCGTCTGAACAACAGGCAGCATCGATTGACGAGATTTCAGTACGTATGGTTCAAATTTCTAATTTACAAGAAGATATCCGTGCATACGGAAATGATACATCTCGTGATATTCATAAACTGGGTCAAGAAATTACTCGCTTCCGTAACGAAGTGACAACAAATAACAATGTCCAGCTTTCAAGTATTTCTCTTTTACTATTATCGAAATCAGACCATATTTTATGGAAATGGCGTGTTTATAACATGTTCCTTGGTTTAGAAAAATTATCACCAGCAGATGTTTCTTCTCACCGTGACTGCCGCCTCGGCAAATGGTATACATCACCAAAAACGGTGGAACGTTTCGGAAACCATGCTTCTTATGCTGAGCTTGATCGTCATCATGAACAAGTACATATTTCAGCAAAAGCAGCTGTTGAAGCATTTAATGATGGTAATTTAGCAACAGCTGAACAGCATTTACAAGAAATTGAAAAAGCTTCGAAACAAGTTATTTATTACATTAATGATTTAATTTCTATTATTCAAAAAGAGCGTCTTATGCATTAA
- a CDS encoding CynX/NimT family MFS transporter: MKQNKGLKIAFIILSIFLVSINLRPAVTSVGPILSTISDALGVTSTQMSLLTSVPVFCMGLFAPLAVPIQKYFGYKWSIATLTLLIGIAIAARISFSSYIALVVTSFFAGFAIAIVSPIINAYIKEKFPTKLEPVIGVYSFAIGFGATISSGFTGIFYESFDGNWSLALGVWGILAVVAMVCWILTVDPSKVEQQKHATQQTRNPWKNKLAWIIMIYFGLQTSLFFSLTTWLVSIALEQGLSLLTAGSVLTLMTIVQLVGNILIPSLINRYPNRIIWLHSLIIIGIAGSILFFVDASWVIWACAVIFGIVLSGLFPIGLMLPLDEAKNNQEANEWSSMVLSGGFMMSAIVPLVIGVVFDRTTTHFMTKIIFVLLFILMSLSIFVMQKLKKQV; this comes from the coding sequence TTGAAACAGAATAAAGGATTAAAAATAGCATTTATTATTTTGTCTATTTTTCTAGTATCGATTAATCTACGACCAGCTGTAACGTCAGTTGGACCGATTTTATCGACAATTAGTGATGCACTCGGTGTTACTAGTACACAGATGAGCTTACTAACGTCCGTACCAGTTTTTTGTATGGGATTATTTGCGCCGCTTGCCGTTCCCATTCAAAAATATTTTGGTTACAAATGGTCGATTGCTACACTTACATTACTGATTGGGATTGCAATAGCAGCAAGAATTAGCTTTTCAAGTTATATCGCACTTGTAGTAACGAGCTTTTTTGCTGGTTTTGCAATTGCCATAGTAAGTCCAATCATCAATGCGTATATAAAAGAAAAGTTCCCGACAAAATTGGAACCTGTAATTGGTGTTTATTCATTTGCTATTGGTTTTGGTGCAACGATTAGTTCTGGATTTACTGGCATTTTTTACGAAAGCTTTGATGGAAACTGGTCGTTGGCACTCGGGGTATGGGGAATTTTAGCTGTAGTAGCTATGGTTTGTTGGATTTTGACTGTGGATCCATCAAAAGTAGAACAACAAAAGCATGCTACACAACAAACACGTAATCCATGGAAAAATAAATTAGCGTGGATCATTATGATCTATTTTGGCTTACAAACATCACTTTTTTTCAGTTTAACAACTTGGTTAGTATCTATTGCATTGGAACAGGGGTTGTCTTTATTAACGGCAGGTTCGGTATTAACGTTAATGACAATTGTTCAGTTAGTAGGGAATATTTTAATTCCTTCGCTGATTAACCGTTATCCCAATCGTATCATTTGGTTACATAGTTTAATCATTATTGGCATTGCTGGATCTATTTTATTCTTTGTAGACGCAAGTTGGGTGATTTGGGCATGCGCGGTTATTTTCGGTATTGTCCTTAGCGGATTATTCCCAATTGGCTTAATGCTACCCCTAGACGAAGCTAAAAATAATCAAGAAGCCAATGAATGGAGCTCAATGGTTCTTTCAGGTGGTTTTATGATGAGTGCGATTGTTCCATTAGTAATTGGGGTTGTATTTGATAGGACAACTACACACTTCATGACCAAGATAATTTTTGTACTATTATTCATATTGATGTCATTATCCATTTTTGTAATGCAAAAACTAAAGAAACAAGTATAA
- a CDS encoding cold-shock protein — MKQGTVKWFNSEKGFGFIEVEGGNDVFVHFSAIQGDGFKTLDEGQKVEFEVEDGNRGPQATNVTKL, encoded by the coding sequence ATGAAACAAGGTACAGTAAAATGGTTTAACTCAGAAAAAGGTTTCGGTTTTATCGAAGTTGAAGGCGGTAACGATGTATTCGTTCACTTCTCAGCTATCCAAGGTGACGGTTTCAAAACTTTAGACGAAGGTCAAAAAGTTGAATTTGAAGTTGAAGATGGTAACCGTGGACCACAAGCTACTAACGTAACTAAACTTTAA
- a CDS encoding ABC-F family ATP-binding cassette domain-containing protein, which yields MIQVSGVGLRYGDRKLFDDVNIKFNPGNCYGLIGANGAGKSTFLKILSGDIEAQEGHVSMGKDERLSVLKQNHFEYDEFNVLDTVVMGNKRLWEVKAEKDAIYMKPEMTDEDGMRAAELEGEFADMNGWEAESDAASLLNGLGIGDELHYMMMADLEGSDKVKVLLAQALFGKPDVLLLDEPTNHLDLQAINWLEEFLINFENTVIVVSHDRHFLNKVCTHIADLDFGKIQLYVGNYDFWYESSQLAQKMMADQNSKKEEKIKELKEFIARFSANASKSSQATSRKKMLDKIELDDIRPSSRKYPFINFQTSREIGNDVLTVDGLSASQEGETLFKDIRFSMNKEDKIILLGSPIAKSALMDILMDRKKPDAGTFKWGVTTSQSYFEMDHDQYFGGSEKSLVEWLRPYSPEDETESFLRGFLGRMLFSGEEVKKSPGVLSGGEKVRCMLSKMMLNNANVLLLDEPTNHLDLESIQALNEGLTRFKGAMIFTSHDHQFIQTIANRVIEIREDGSILDKPLTYDAFLEWKNKEGIK from the coding sequence ATGATTCAAGTATCAGGTGTAGGTCTTCGCTATGGCGACCGTAAATTATTTGACGATGTAAATATTAAATTTAACCCAGGTAACTGTTACGGCCTAATCGGTGCAAACGGTGCTGGTAAATCAACATTTTTAAAAATTTTATCTGGTGATATCGAGGCACAAGAAGGCCACGTATCAATGGGTAAAGATGAACGTCTTTCAGTATTAAAACAAAACCACTTCGAGTACGATGAATTCAACGTACTGGATACCGTTGTAATGGGTAACAAACGTCTTTGGGAAGTAAAAGCAGAAAAAGACGCGATCTATATGAAACCAGAAATGACAGATGAAGATGGAATGCGTGCTGCTGAACTTGAAGGCGAATTCGCTGACATGAACGGTTGGGAAGCAGAATCTGATGCGGCTAGTTTACTGAACGGTTTAGGTATTGGTGATGAGCTTCACTATATGATGATGGCGGACTTAGAAGGTTCTGACAAAGTCAAAGTGTTACTTGCTCAAGCATTATTCGGCAAACCAGATGTTTTACTACTGGATGAGCCTACCAACCACTTAGATTTACAAGCAATTAACTGGTTAGAGGAATTTTTAATTAACTTCGAAAACACTGTAATCGTTGTTTCCCATGACCGTCACTTCTTAAACAAAGTATGTACGCACATTGCGGATTTGGACTTTGGTAAAATCCAACTTTACGTGGGTAACTATGATTTCTGGTATGAGTCTAGCCAATTAGCACAAAAAATGATGGCTGATCAAAACTCGAAAAAAGAAGAAAAAATTAAAGAATTAAAAGAGTTCATTGCTCGTTTCTCTGCAAACGCATCGAAATCTTCTCAAGCGACATCTCGTAAAAAAATGTTAGACAAAATCGAATTAGATGACATTCGTCCATCAAGCCGTAAATACCCATTCATCAACTTCCAAACTAGTCGTGAAATTGGGAATGACGTTTTAACAGTAGATGGTTTATCTGCTTCTCAAGAAGGCGAAACATTATTTAAAGACATTCGCTTCTCTATGAACAAAGAAGATAAAATTATTCTTTTAGGTTCGCCAATTGCTAAATCTGCATTAATGGATATTTTAATGGATCGTAAAAAACCAGATGCTGGTACGTTTAAATGGGGTGTTACAACATCTCAAAGTTACTTTGAAATGGATCATGACCAATACTTCGGTGGATCTGAAAAATCATTAGTTGAATGGTTACGTCCTTATTCTCCAGAAGATGAAACAGAATCGTTCTTACGTGGCTTCTTAGGTCGTATGTTATTCTCTGGTGAAGAAGTTAAGAAATCTCCTGGCGTTCTTTCAGGTGGCGAAAAAGTACGTTGTATGTTATCAAAAATGATGCTAAACAATGCGAACGTCTTATTATTAGATGAGCCTACGAACCATTTAGACCTTGAATCTATTCAAGCATTAAATGAAGGCTTAACTCGCTTCAAAGGTGCAATGATTTTCACATCTCATGACCACCAATTCATTCAAACAATTGCAAACCGTGTCATCGAAATCCGTGAAGATGGTTCAATTTTAGACAAACCATTAACATATGATGCGTTCTTAGAATGGAAAAATAAAGAAGGCATTAAATAA
- a CDS encoding DUF1033 family protein — MFKIIYMKADYEPWWKFDGWEDHIVSVHEFEEEKQFQLALTEIMNDFRQSYANEACKNEYYYAFWSEDECEFCEACDEDAQIYHGIILQTPDMVSK, encoded by the coding sequence ATGTTTAAAATCATCTACATGAAGGCAGATTATGAGCCGTGGTGGAAATTTGACGGTTGGGAAGATCATATTGTTTCCGTACACGAATTTGAAGAAGAAAAGCAATTTCAACTAGCACTCACTGAAATTATGAATGATTTTCGTCAATCATATGCCAATGAGGCATGTAAAAACGAATATTATTATGCTTTTTGGTCAGAGGATGAGTGTGAATTTTGTGAAGCTTGCGATGAAGATGCCCAAATTTATCATGGCATTATCTTACAGACACCAGATATGGTTTCAAAATGA